Within the Dolichospermum compactum NIES-806 genome, the region AAAATATTGTCATCTAAAATAAAGGTTTTCCATCTTCTTGATATGCAGCAATTAATAGTTCTATCACTTCCTGAGCATTTTTCACAGCTTCTTCATAAGTATCACAATGAGTATGATATTTTTGAGTAGGAAATTCAGGTAAATGAACTAAATAACATTTATTTTCACTACTCCACTGAATAATGATTAGTATAAGGTAAATTCATTCTTCTGACTCCTCTGGTTGAATTGATTTTAATTTAGCTAATTTTTCTTTAACTTCTTTTTCTATATATAGTTAGTTTAGCATCATTTGATGTTAATTTGATACCAATCGGCAATGAAAGCTGAATATATTTCATCTTTCCTGTCATAAGTTATAAATAATAATGATGCTTTTTGCAGATTTTCCTCAATTAACTAAATTTGATCGCTTAAACACTCATGCTTTCAATCTCTCAGTATCTTAGCGGTAACGATATTCGTCAAGTATTCCTTGATTTCTACACGCAGCGAGGACATCAACCGCTTCCAAGTGCTTCCCTTGTTCCTGAAGATCCTACTGTGCTGCTGACTATAGCAGGTATGTTACCATTTAAGCCGATATTCCTGGGACAACGGACACCGGAATTTAAACGTGCTACGACTTCGCAAAAGTGTATTCGTACGAATGATATCGAAAATGTGGGACGGACTCAACGCCATCATACATTTTTTGAGATGTTGGGTAATTTTAGCTTTGGTGATTATTTTAAACCACAGGCGATCGCTTGGGGTTGGGAATTATCCACTCAAGTGTTTGGTTTCTCCCCCCAGAATCTCGTTGTCAGCGTGTTTGAAGATGACGATGAAGCTTTTACCATCTGGCGCGATACCATTGGTGTAACGGAAAAACGCATCAAGCGTATGGGTGCAGATGATAATTTCTGGGTTTCTGGTGCTACTGGTCCATGTGGCCCTTGTTCGGAAATTTATTATGATTTTCACCCAGAACGCGGTGAAGATAATATTGATTTAGAAGATGATACCCGATTTATTGAGTTTTATAACTTGGTATTTATGCAATATAATCGGGATGCTAGTGGTAATTTGACTCCGTTGCAAAATAAGAATATTGACACGGGAATGGGTTTGGAAAGAATGGCGCAAATCCTGCAAAGGAAGCCGAATAATTATGAAACAGATTTGATTTTCCCGATTATTGAAACTGCGGCAAAAATTGCCAAAATTGATTATCATCAAAGTGATGAAAATACGAAAGTTTCTTTAAAGGTAATTGGTGATCATGTCCGGTCTGTGGTTCACATGATTGCTGATGAAATTCGTGCTTCTAATGTGGGAAGAGGTTATATTTTACGTCGTTTAATTCGTCGCGTTGTGAGACATGGAAGATTAATAGGAATTTCTGGAGAATTTATTAACCAAGTTGCAGAAACCGCAATTTCTCTTTCGGAATCAATTTACCCCAATTTGCGACAAAGAGAAACTGCAATTAAAGCGGAATTACAAAGGGAAGAAGTTAATTTCTTGAAAACTCTTGATAGAGGAGAAAAGCTATTAGCTGAAATTATCCAATATGTAAAACAAAAAGGATTAACTTCTATTAGTGGAGAAAGTGCTTTTACTCTCTA harbors:
- a CDS encoding type II toxin-antitoxin system HicB family antitoxin, giving the protein MIIQWSSENKCYLVHLPEFPTQKYHTHCDTYEEAVKNAQEVIELLIAAYQEDGKPLF